The following proteins are encoded in a genomic region of Fusarium oxysporum f. sp. lycopersici 4287 chromosome 1, whole genome shotgun sequence:
- a CDS encoding cell division cycle 14 translates to MAPSTRQSQNMAQIVEYIPDRLYLASYIQPPTPDTPFPYPEEPQPASPKKRSQRAAAGATPLAAKSNRPQPCYFTVDDTLLYNAFHHDFGPLHIGHLYRFAIQFHDILGAKQNKDRPIVFWSAADPRSRANAACMLACYMVLIQNWPPHLALAPIAQVDPPLMPFRDAGYSQADYGISVQDVVYGVWKAKEEKCCDLDNFDLDEYERFERVEHGDFNWITPHFLAFASPQHAPVQKITEGSDLYPLLPRTLAAVDAHPKLPKPFKNVLKHFSEKNIGLVVRLNSQLYSPSYFEALGIQHLDMIFDDGTCPSLSTVRKFIRLAHETITVRKQGIAVHCKAGLGRTGCLIGAYLIYRHGFTANEVISFMRFMRPGMVVGPQQHWLHLNQGTFREWWVEERIERRLRREMAAANPIPSTPIRAMQKTTLRNGQASTPPNRSPSNRTPLSEVDHDRNNIGVQEDYLPAPTPGQPRKTARDRHHPYQRSTSNGLAVEEQRTIEQEAEYIATHSQAHGGESDEELHLRMRRHRKATSQSPARSEKTRSVSQTTAIYTIDNDASHDAENIGSVRTKHVERVASTPGVLTKVRGSKRQGESPLRAKESAGIRKTSGRVGSANHGASVTAASTARKVSGA, encoded by the exons ATGGCTCCTTCTACCAGGCAATCGCAAAACATGGCGCAGATAGTCGAGTACATACCAG ACCGGCTTTACCTTGCCTCCTACATCCAGCCTCCCACACCAGACACCCCGTTCCCTTACCCCGAGGAGCCTCAGCCAGCTTCTCCCAAGAAGCGAAGCCAACGAGCTGCTGCGGGTGCGACCCCGCTCGCCGCCAAGTCGAACCGACCGCAGCCATGCTATTTTACCGTCGACGATACTCTTCTGTACAACGCTTTCCACCATGATTTTGGCCCTCTGCACATCGGCCACCTCTACCGATTCGCCATCCAATTCCATGATATCCTAGGCGCAAAGCAAAACAAGGACCGCCCCATTGTTTTCTGGAGCGCTGCTGACCCTAGAA GTCGCGCGAACGCCGCTTGTATGCTCGCATGCTACATGGTCCTCATACAGAACTGGCCTCCCCATCTGGCCCTTGCCCCGATTGCGCAGGTCGATCCTCCTCTGATGCCATTCCGAGACGCGGGTTACAGTCAAGCCGATTATGGCATTAGCGTTCAAGATGTTGTCTATGGTGTGTGGAAGGCCAAGGAAGAAAAGTGCTGCGATCTAGACAACTTCGATCTAGACGAATACGAGCGTTTCGAGAGAGTCGAACATGGTGATTTCAACTGGATCACTCCCCATTTCCTGGCATTTGCTTCTCCCCAGCACGCGCCGGTCCAGAAAATCACAGAGGGATCCGATCTGTACCCATTGCTTCCACGGACGCTAGCCGCCGTGGATGCCCATCCCAAGTTGCCAAAGCCCTTCAAGAATGTGCTGAAGCACTTTTCCGAGAAGAACATTGGCCTGGTGGTCCGACTTAACTCTCAACTCTACTCCCCCTCGTACTTTGAGGCGCTGGGTATTCAGCACCTGGACATGATCTTTGACGATGGCACATGCCCCTCGCTCTCGACTGTCCGCAAGTTCATCAGACTTGCTCACGAGACCATCACTGTCCGTAAGCAGGGAATTGCTGTTCATTGCAAGGCTGGCCTCGGCCGCACAGGTTGTTTGATTGGTGCCTATCTCATTTACCGACACGGTTTCACCGCCAATGAAGTTATCTCATTCATGCGGTTCATGCGACCTGGCATGGTTGTTGGCCCTCAACAGCACTGGCTCCATTTGAACCAGGGCACATTCCGCGAATGGTGGGTTGAGGAGAGAATTGAGCGCAGACTCAGGAGGGAGATGGCTGCTGCCAACCCTATTCCCAGCACCCCCATTCGTGCCATGCAAAAGACAACACTTCGAAACGGCCAGGCTTCGACACCCCCCAACCGAAGCCCCTCAAACCGTACTCCGCTGAGTGAAGTCGACCACGACCGCAATAATATTGGGGTCCAGGAAGACTATTTACCAGCTCCCACCCCGGGCCAACCGCGAAAGACTGCCAGGGATCGTCATCACCCTTACCAGCGCTCAACTTCCAACGGGCTCGCTGTTGAAGAGCAGCGCACTATTGAGCAAGAAGCTGAGTACATTGCGACGCACAGCCAGGCTCACGGCGGAGAGTCTGACGAGGAGTTGCATTTGCGCATGCGCCGTCATCGTAAGGCGACCTCCCAATCACCGGCTCGCAGTGAAAAGACACGCTCGGTTAGCCAGACGACAGCTATCTACACGATTGACAACGATGCATCACACGACGCTGAGAACATTGGCTCTGTGCGGACCAAGCACGTCGAACGAGTTGCTAGTACCCCTGGCGTTCTGACAAAGGTTCGCGGCAGCAAGCGCCAGGGAGAGTCTCCCCTTCGGGCAAAGGAGTCTGCTGGCATTCGAAAGACCAGCGGCAGAGTAGGCAGCGCCAATCATGGAGCGTCAGTGACGGCAGCTTCGACAGCCCGTAAAGTTTCTGGAGCTTAG